A single region of the Actinoplanes sp. SE50/110 genome encodes:
- a CDS encoding aspartate-semialdehyde dehydrogenase produces MGRPTLAVVGATGSVGTVMLDLLSSRRDVWGEIRLIASTRSAGRTLTCRGESLQVLPPSPEVFDGVDVAMFDVPDDAAAHWAPIAVSRGAVVVDNSAVFRMEADVPLVVPEVNREALAHRPRGIVSSANCTVAAMIMSVAPLHDEYGLRELVLASYQAASGVGQVGVDTLHDQLTKVAGDRLLGSRPGNVRQAVGDDLGPFPAPLALNVVPWSGDLGPLGWSSEELKLRNESRKILSLPALKVSATCVRVPVVTGHSVAVHAVFAAEVTADGARQVLRNAPGVILVDDPEAGEFPMPIDAVGTDPSWVGRIRRAMDDPRALDFFVTGDNMRKGAALNTVQTAELLAAELTT; encoded by the coding sequence ATGGGGCGGCCCACGCTTGCCGTCGTCGGAGCCACCGGTTCCGTCGGGACCGTCATGCTCGACCTGCTCTCGTCCCGGCGCGATGTCTGGGGCGAGATCCGGCTGATCGCCTCGACGCGGTCGGCCGGCCGGACTCTGACCTGCCGCGGCGAAAGTCTCCAGGTGCTGCCACCCTCCCCGGAGGTGTTCGACGGGGTCGACGTGGCGATGTTCGACGTGCCCGACGACGCGGCCGCACACTGGGCGCCGATCGCGGTGTCCCGCGGCGCCGTCGTGGTCGACAACTCGGCCGTCTTCCGGATGGAAGCCGACGTTCCACTCGTGGTGCCCGAGGTCAACCGGGAGGCGCTCGCCCACCGGCCGCGCGGCATCGTCTCCAGCGCCAACTGCACGGTCGCCGCGATGATCATGTCGGTGGCGCCGCTGCACGACGAGTACGGCCTGCGCGAGCTGGTCCTCGCGTCCTATCAGGCCGCCTCCGGCGTCGGCCAGGTCGGCGTCGACACCCTGCACGACCAGCTCACCAAGGTCGCCGGTGACCGGCTGCTCGGGTCCCGCCCGGGCAACGTCCGCCAGGCCGTCGGCGACGACCTCGGCCCGTTCCCGGCCCCGCTCGCCCTCAACGTGGTCCCCTGGTCCGGCGACCTCGGCCCGCTCGGCTGGTCCTCCGAGGAGCTGAAACTGCGCAACGAGAGCCGCAAGATCCTCAGCCTGCCGGCCCTGAAGGTCTCCGCCACCTGCGTCCGCGTCCCGGTGGTCACCGGCCACTCGGTCGCCGTCCACGCCGTCTTCGCCGCCGAGGTCACCGCCGACGGCGCCCGCCAGGTCCTGCGCAACGCCCCCGGCGTCATCCTGGTCGACGACCCGGAAGCCGGCGAGTTCCCGATGCCGATCGACGCCGTCGGCACCGACCCGTCCTGGGTCGGCCGCATCCGCCGCGCCATGGACGACCCGCGAGCCCTGGACTTCTTCGTCACCGGCGACAACATGCGCAAGGGCGCGGCGCTGAACACGGTCCAGACCGCGGAACTCCTGGCCGCCGAACTGACCACCTAG
- a CDS encoding aspartate kinase gives MALVVQKYGGSSVANAERIKRVAERIVAARKAGHDVVVVVSAMGDTTDELLDLANQVSPLPPGRELDMLLTSGERISMALLAMAIHNLGYEARSYTGSQAGVLTTSVHGKARIIDVTPGRLRTALDEGAIAIVAGFQGVSQDTKDITTLGRGGSDTTAVALAAALHADVCEIYTDVDGVFTADPRIVPDAQHIKQITYEEMLELAAGGAKVLMLRCVEYARRFKVPIHVRSSYSNKEGTLVTGSMEDPDVEQALITGVAHDRSEAKITIVGVPDEPGSAGRIFETVASAEINIDMIVQNVSTEGTGRTDISFTLPKADGPTAMTALDRIKDQIKFKSLLFDDHVGKVSLIGAGMRSHPGVAASFFACIGEAGVNIEMISTSEIRVSVVCRDTDLDTAVRAVHDQFELGGSEEAVVYGGTGR, from the coding sequence GTGGCTCTCGTGGTGCAGAAGTACGGTGGTTCGTCGGTCGCGAACGCCGAGCGCATCAAGCGCGTGGCCGAGCGGATCGTCGCCGCCCGCAAAGCCGGCCACGACGTGGTCGTGGTCGTCTCGGCGATGGGTGACACCACCGACGAGCTGCTCGACCTGGCCAACCAGGTGAGCCCGCTGCCGCCCGGCCGCGAGCTGGACATGCTGCTCACCTCGGGCGAGCGGATCTCGATGGCGCTGCTCGCCATGGCGATCCACAACCTGGGGTATGAGGCGCGGTCCTACACCGGGTCGCAGGCCGGCGTGCTGACCACCTCGGTGCACGGCAAGGCGCGGATCATCGACGTCACCCCGGGCCGCCTGCGCACCGCGCTGGACGAGGGTGCGATCGCCATCGTCGCCGGCTTCCAGGGCGTGTCCCAGGACACCAAGGACATCACCACGCTCGGCCGGGGCGGCTCGGACACCACCGCGGTCGCGCTCGCCGCGGCGCTGCACGCCGACGTCTGCGAGATCTACACCGACGTGGACGGTGTGTTCACCGCCGACCCCCGGATCGTGCCGGACGCCCAGCACATCAAGCAGATCACCTATGAGGAGATGCTGGAGCTGGCGGCCGGCGGGGCGAAGGTGCTGATGTTGCGATGCGTGGAGTATGCGCGCCGCTTCAAGGTGCCGATCCACGTACGCTCTTCGTACTCGAACAAAGAAGGCACGCTCGTCACCGGCTCGATGGAGGACCCTGACGTGGAGCAAGCACTGATCACCGGGGTCGCGCACGACCGCAGCGAGGCCAAGATCACGATCGTCGGTGTCCCCGACGAGCCGGGGTCGGCCGGCCGGATCTTCGAGACCGTCGCGTCGGCCGAGATCAACATCGACATGATCGTGCAGAACGTGTCGACCGAGGGCACCGGCCGCACCGACATCTCGTTCACCCTGCCGAAGGCCGACGGCCCGACCGCGATGACCGCGCTCGACAGGATCAAGGATCAGATCAAGTTCAAGAGCCTGCTCTTCGACGACCACGTGGGCAAGGTGTCGCTGATCGGCGCCGGCATGCGCTCGCACCCGGGCGTCGCGGCCTCCTTCTTCGCCTGCATCGGTGAGGCCGGCGTCAACATCGAGATGATCTCCACGTCGGAGATCCGGGTCTCCGTCGTCTGCCGCGACACCGACCTGGACACCGCCGTCCGCGCCGTGCACGACCAGTTCGAGCTGGGCGGCTCGGAGGAGGCCGTCGTTTACGGCGGTACCGGCCGGTAA